One Gloeobacter morelensis MG652769 DNA window includes the following coding sequences:
- a CDS encoding beta-ketoacyl-ACP synthase III produces the protein MPAVQMTGVGGAVPAQVLTNHHLSALVTTSDEWIASRTGIRSRRILAPGQSLTQLAARAAAAALAQAGRSPLDVDLLILATSTPDDLFGGAAHLQHEIGAVRAVAFDLTAACSGFVFALATASQFVRTGTYRTVLVVGADALSRFTDWTDRATCVLFGDGAGAVLLEAGEAEGILGFELRTDGARAGHLNVYCTVEAVPLAAEMAATRARFASITMNGREVYRFAVEAVPDLIEKTLAACGVGPEQVKAYLLHQANQRILDSVAHRLRVAPERMASNLADYGNTSSASVPLILQEWVQDGRIEAGDRVVLAGFGAGLSWGVLLARWGRL, from the coding sequence TTGCCCGCGGTACAGATGACGGGTGTGGGCGGGGCTGTCCCTGCACAGGTCCTCACCAACCACCACCTCAGTGCACTGGTCACCACTTCAGACGAGTGGATTGCTTCGCGCACCGGCATCCGCTCCCGGCGCATCCTTGCCCCCGGCCAGTCGCTTACCCAGCTTGCCGCCCGCGCCGCCGCTGCCGCCCTCGCCCAGGCGGGCCGCTCTCCGCTCGATGTTGACTTGTTGATCCTGGCCACCTCCACCCCTGACGACCTGTTCGGAGGAGCTGCCCATCTACAGCACGAGATCGGGGCGGTGCGCGCCGTCGCCTTCGATTTGACCGCCGCCTGTTCGGGTTTTGTCTTTGCCCTGGCTACAGCCAGCCAGTTCGTGCGTACAGGAACCTACCGCACGGTGCTGGTGGTGGGGGCCGATGCGCTGTCGCGCTTTACCGACTGGACCGATCGCGCCACCTGCGTATTGTTTGGCGACGGGGCCGGGGCGGTGCTGTTGGAAGCGGGCGAAGCTGAGGGCATTTTAGGTTTCGAGCTGCGCACCGATGGCGCCCGGGCGGGTCACCTCAACGTCTACTGCACGGTGGAGGCGGTGCCGCTGGCGGCAGAGATGGCAGCGACGCGCGCCCGCTTTGCATCCATTACAATGAATGGCCGGGAGGTCTATCGTTTTGCTGTCGAAGCGGTGCCCGACTTGATCGAAAAGACCCTGGCCGCCTGTGGGGTGGGTCCAGAACAGGTCAAAGCTTATCTGCTGCACCAGGCCAATCAGCGCATCCTCGACTCTGTAGCCCACCGCCTGCGCGTCGCACCCGAACGGATGGCAAGCAATCTGGCCGATTACGGCAACACTTCGAGCGCCTCAGTGCCGCTGATATTGCAGGAGTGGGTGCAGGATGGACGCATCGAGGCGGGAGACCGGGTGGTGTTGGCGGGATTCGGCGCCGGGTTGAGTTGGGGAGTGTTGCTGGCGCGCTGGGGACGGCTGTAG
- a CDS encoding HD family phosphohydrolase, which yields MSHSLFAGSWRGGSLKWLAFYRPVLDAPVWFLLAVLSLTAVLGVRFYSEPRLSVGTRVDRAIVAPRTVEVTDRSETEKARREASRAAVQVYDYDPLVDAQVGDRLDDLLTEGDQIVATAGKLPYLNPGILTSEAQQYLRAMPQAGWRRLKQLALSPGTPLAETLPTLERQILASLSNRREGGEVDNLIVAIERSRLAYGQALSRLRTAPIVFQDRLLGLTPAQWQDVADQARLVTRRLLAIGIVPKLDPELREKGITAQLPANFDILQRRIATDLVLSVLTPNLRVDPLQTLREAEQSVQNVEDIRIKIQKGQVLLDKGDMVTPRWFAILDQLDLTQRGINWPELGLLAVIQIVAFSTFLGIDKRLGRACLCKRDYLLTLVVALGTAIIGVIIGNSWGWGGFLPFIAAGLLLGNFYGSLRGSVALLALAVPFWYGLALPPTIFWPVLAGGLVAAVQVGRLRSREEMAFLGVLAAAVQGGVYALLNLVFPAGYDWRELLVHTGEMFGGGLVCSIVALGASPYLERLFDVVTPVRLSELANPNQPLLKRLATEAPGTFQHTLFVANLAEAAARCLGDNADLVRTGTLYHDIGKMVRPRYFIENQMGLPNPHLQLDDPWRSAAVIRDHVTDGLKLARRHGLPQVIQNFIPEHQGTIRIAYFHHQACEEVGAENVRDEDFTYPGPAPQSRETGLVMLADACEAALRSLKDVTEPEAVAMVQRILAARWREGQLKDSDLKEEELPQIAKSFVKVWKEQNHQRIRYPAACTGQTEFQPVRR from the coding sequence ATGAGCCATTCTCTGTTCGCTGGTTCATGGCGCGGCGGTTCTTTGAAGTGGCTGGCTTTCTATAGGCCGGTATTGGACGCGCCGGTCTGGTTTCTACTGGCTGTGCTGTCGCTTACTGCCGTTTTGGGAGTGCGCTTTTACAGCGAGCCGCGACTGTCGGTGGGAACCCGCGTCGATCGGGCGATCGTCGCTCCGCGCACCGTCGAGGTCACCGACCGCTCCGAGACCGAAAAAGCCCGCCGCGAGGCGAGCCGCGCCGCCGTGCAGGTGTACGACTACGATCCGCTGGTGGATGCCCAGGTGGGCGATCGCCTCGACGACCTGCTCACCGAGGGCGATCAGATCGTTGCGACTGCCGGCAAGCTGCCCTACCTCAATCCCGGCATCCTCACCAGCGAAGCCCAGCAGTACCTGCGCGCGATGCCCCAGGCGGGCTGGCGGCGCCTCAAGCAACTGGCCCTCTCCCCAGGCACACCTTTAGCTGAGACTTTGCCGACCCTCGAGCGTCAGATCCTTGCCAGTCTCAGTAATCGGCGCGAGGGCGGTGAAGTCGATAATTTAATCGTGGCGATTGAGCGCTCTCGTCTGGCCTACGGTCAGGCGCTCTCGCGCCTGCGCACCGCTCCTATCGTCTTTCAGGACCGGCTTTTGGGGCTGACTCCCGCTCAATGGCAGGACGTAGCTGACCAGGCCCGCCTGGTCACCCGTCGGCTTCTGGCGATTGGTATCGTTCCCAAACTCGATCCGGAGCTGCGCGAAAAGGGGATAACCGCCCAACTGCCCGCAAATTTTGATATTCTCCAGCGCCGGATCGCCACCGATCTGGTGCTTTCGGTGCTCACCCCCAATCTGCGCGTCGACCCGCTCCAGACCCTGCGCGAGGCGGAGCAAAGCGTTCAGAACGTCGAGGATATCCGCATCAAGATCCAAAAGGGTCAGGTGCTGCTCGACAAAGGGGATATGGTCACCCCCCGCTGGTTTGCGATTCTCGATCAGCTCGATCTGACCCAGCGTGGGATCAACTGGCCGGAACTGGGCCTGCTCGCGGTGATCCAGATTGTCGCCTTCTCGACTTTTCTGGGCATCGACAAGCGGCTGGGCCGCGCCTGTCTGTGCAAGCGCGACTATCTGCTGACGCTGGTGGTCGCCCTGGGCACGGCGATTATCGGGGTGATCATCGGCAACAGTTGGGGCTGGGGAGGCTTTTTGCCCTTCATCGCCGCCGGATTGCTGCTGGGCAACTTTTATGGCTCGCTGCGCGGCAGCGTTGCCCTGTTGGCCCTGGCGGTACCTTTCTGGTATGGCCTGGCTTTGCCGCCGACGATCTTCTGGCCGGTGCTGGCGGGCGGTCTGGTGGCGGCGGTGCAGGTGGGCCGCCTGCGCTCGCGCGAGGAGATGGCCTTTTTGGGGGTACTCGCCGCCGCTGTCCAGGGGGGGGTCTATGCCCTGCTCAATCTGGTTTTCCCGGCGGGCTACGACTGGCGCGAACTGCTCGTTCACACAGGCGAGATGTTCGGGGGCGGCCTGGTCTGCAGCATCGTGGCCCTCGGGGCGAGCCCCTATCTCGAGCGGCTGTTCGATGTCGTGACGCCAGTGCGCCTTTCAGAGCTGGCCAATCCCAACCAGCCTCTGCTGAAGCGCCTGGCCACCGAGGCTCCCGGCACCTTCCAGCACACCCTGTTTGTCGCCAACCTGGCGGAGGCTGCCGCCCGCTGCCTGGGGGACAACGCCGATCTGGTGCGCACGGGTACCCTGTACCACGACATCGGCAAGATGGTCCGCCCCCGCTACTTTATCGAAAACCAGATGGGCCTTCCTAATCCCCACCTGCAACTGGACGATCCCTGGCGCTCGGCGGCCGTCATCCGCGATCACGTCACCGACGGCCTCAAACTGGCCCGCCGCCACGGTTTGCCCCAGGTGATCCAGAATTTTATTCCCGAGCACCAGGGCACCATCCGCATCGCCTATTTCCACCACCAGGCCTGCGAAGAAGTGGGCGCCGAAAACGTTCGCGACGAAGACTTTACTTACCCCGGCCCGGCGCCTCAATCGCGTGAGACCGGGTTGGTGATGCTTGCCGATGCCTGTGAGGCGGCCCTGCGTTCGCTCAAAGACGTCACCGAGCCCGAGGCGGTGGCGATGGTGCAGCGCATCCTCGCGGCCCGCTGGCGCGAGGGCCAACTCAAAGACTCGGACCTCAAAGAAGAAGAGTTGCCCCAGATAGCCAAAAGCTTTGTCAAAGTTTGGAAAGAGCAGAACCACCAGCGCATCCGCTACCCCGCCGCCTGCACCGGCCAGACCGAGTTCCAGCCTGTCCGCCGCTGA
- a CDS encoding SWIM zinc finger family protein, with the protein MNSDPAKASQEAAAKVFASQWWAQRWIDVLESFGWTQRLARGRNYARGGNVLAMEFQGSKVKAKVQGTAPTPYDVTLFLDRFSDEQWQEVIETLAGRAIFAAKLLAGEMPQNIEEAFIASGLSLFPFNKWDIHSQCSCPDSANPCKHIAAVYYLMGERFDQDPFVLFALRGRSRTQILQRLRELRGSGTTAPSESAATELTAPPVPPLKAQGFWQLAGDLDPSLVAILPPPSQETVLDVLGPPPIEGAEPVVHYFKGTYAQVRNWAMAAALGAE; encoded by the coding sequence ATGAACAGCGATCCGGCCAAAGCTTCCCAGGAGGCAGCAGCGAAGGTGTTCGCAAGCCAATGGTGGGCACAGCGGTGGATCGACGTGCTCGAATCGTTCGGCTGGACGCAGCGGCTCGCGCGCGGCCGCAACTACGCCCGCGGCGGCAACGTGCTTGCTATGGAATTTCAAGGCTCGAAGGTCAAAGCCAAAGTCCAGGGAACCGCTCCCACCCCCTACGACGTGACACTCTTTCTCGATCGCTTCAGCGACGAGCAGTGGCAAGAAGTGATCGAGACCCTCGCAGGCCGCGCGATCTTTGCTGCCAAACTGCTGGCGGGGGAGATGCCCCAGAATATCGAGGAAGCCTTTATCGCCAGTGGGCTGAGTTTGTTTCCCTTCAACAAATGGGACATCCACAGCCAGTGCTCCTGCCCAGACTCGGCCAATCCCTGCAAGCACATCGCCGCCGTCTACTACCTGATGGGCGAACGCTTCGACCAGGACCCGTTTGTGTTGTTCGCCCTGCGCGGCCGCAGCCGCACCCAGATCCTCCAGCGCCTGCGCGAACTGCGCGGCAGCGGTACTACCGCGCCCAGCGAATCCGCCGCCACCGAGTTGACGGCGCCACCGGTGCCGCCCCTCAAAGCCCAGGGATTTTGGCAGCTTGCAGGCGATCTCGACCCGTCGCTGGTGGCGATTTTGCCGCCGCCGTCGCAGGAGACGGTGCTCGACGTGCTCGGGCCGCCGCCCATCGAAGGGGCGGAACCGGTGGTCCACTACTTCAAAGGAACGTACGCCCAAGTGCGCAACTGGGCCATGGCCGCGGCCCTCGGAGCGGAGTAG
- a CDS encoding DEAD/DEAH box helicase, with amino-acid sequence MAILHGIWVHQPPRAGLFLWGETWRRVAKRRKRSEAPSAHPYVQEPAELSPRLAAQFPQIPLRSLVPETLALQLPATVENVVYSASAAPEGKPLELEPWLVEGFWLDGHQAFELLLGVPLGGGDASIGDDLRFWSQCARWVLDLLVRAKYLPDLESGDGQQIPTAHWVPLLDSAVDQARLKEFAARLPGACRAATPALSAHQILKSFLGAMLDARVRTLLACEPPDPRTLPAGAVRPWLLALAHPQPQLKSPDPETPALAEALATWRAPLSYQVRSRTCFRLQPPEESKSEWKLDFLLQAGDDPEALITAQQVWSSTGALQEVFLAGLGLASRIFAPIERGLLVPQPTCCTVSTVEAFQFLKAATWRLRDSGFGVLLPESLADAGSLRNRLGLKLEANAPGRNGSGLGMQSLLAFKWELSLAGKTLSRAEFDRLAASSEPLVKVHDNWVELRPQDVRAARSFLQSRKDQVGLSLEDVLRLNFGDTPKIDGLPIVNFDSSGPIQQLLETLTDQRKLTPIDEPPGFKGTLRPYQKIGVGWLAFLQKWGLGACLADDMGLGKTIELIAFLLYLNSKNELDAPVLLICPTSVMGNWEREIKKFSTGLSVHVHHGARRPKGRNFVETAQKKQIIVSSYALVQRDSKDLKRVEWLGLVLDEAQNIKNPDAKQTQSIRELTARFRIALTGTPVENRLAELWSILDFLNPGYLGARNFFQRRFAVPIEKYGDRSSANALKALVQPFILRRLKSDPQIIQDLPEKQETNVFCPLTPEQAALYERVVNESLVKIEQSTGIQRRGTVLATLVKLKQICNHPSHYLGDDGPLADRSGKLNRLGEMLEEVLAEEERALIFTQFAEWGHLLQAHLSRQLGSEVFFLYGGTSKNQREAMIERFQNDPQGPRIFILSLKAGGVGLNLTRANHVFHFDRWWNPAVENQATDRVFRIGQTKNVQVYKYVCTGTLEERINALIESKKALAEQVVSAGENWLSDLSTDQLRQLLVLDRSEIVDTEDTA; translated from the coding sequence ATGGCTATCTTGCACGGTATCTGGGTTCACCAACCCCCCCGGGCCGGGCTTTTCCTTTGGGGAGAAACCTGGAGGCGGGTTGCAAAGCGGCGCAAGCGCTCCGAAGCACCCTCCGCGCATCCCTATGTCCAGGAACCGGCCGAGCTGTCCCCTCGCCTGGCCGCTCAGTTTCCCCAAATACCGCTCAGATCGCTGGTTCCCGAGACGTTAGCCCTCCAGTTGCCCGCCACGGTCGAAAATGTGGTCTACTCGGCGAGTGCGGCTCCCGAAGGCAAGCCCTTGGAGCTGGAACCATGGCTGGTGGAAGGTTTCTGGCTCGATGGTCACCAGGCTTTTGAACTGCTGCTTGGGGTGCCCCTGGGCGGCGGGGACGCCTCGATTGGTGACGACCTGCGCTTCTGGTCGCAGTGCGCCCGCTGGGTGCTCGACTTGCTGGTGCGCGCCAAGTACCTGCCCGACCTGGAGAGCGGCGACGGCCAGCAAATCCCCACTGCCCACTGGGTGCCGCTGCTCGACAGCGCCGTCGATCAAGCCCGCCTCAAAGAATTTGCCGCCCGTCTACCGGGCGCCTGCCGCGCCGCTACCCCCGCATTGTCTGCGCACCAGATTCTCAAGAGTTTCCTGGGCGCTATGCTCGACGCGCGGGTGCGCACGCTGCTTGCTTGCGAGCCTCCCGATCCGCGCACGCTGCCTGCCGGAGCGGTGCGCCCCTGGCTTCTGGCCCTGGCCCATCCCCAGCCCCAGCTCAAATCCCCGGATCCGGAGACGCCGGCCCTGGCGGAAGCCCTGGCCACCTGGCGCGCCCCCCTGAGCTATCAGGTCCGCTCGCGCACTTGCTTCCGCCTGCAGCCGCCCGAGGAGAGCAAAAGCGAGTGGAAGCTGGATTTTCTGTTGCAGGCGGGTGACGATCCCGAGGCGCTGATCACTGCCCAGCAAGTCTGGAGCAGCACCGGGGCACTGCAGGAGGTGTTCCTTGCCGGTTTGGGCCTCGCCTCGCGCATTTTTGCGCCCATCGAGCGGGGGTTGCTCGTCCCCCAGCCCACCTGCTGTACCGTGAGCACCGTCGAGGCGTTTCAGTTTCTCAAAGCCGCTACCTGGCGGCTGCGCGACAGCGGCTTCGGGGTGTTGTTGCCCGAAAGCCTCGCGGATGCGGGTAGCCTGCGCAACCGCCTGGGCCTCAAACTCGAAGCGAACGCGCCCGGTCGCAACGGCTCGGGCCTCGGCATGCAGAGCTTGCTCGCGTTTAAATGGGAGCTGTCGCTCGCGGGCAAAACCCTGAGCCGCGCCGAGTTCGACCGCCTCGCCGCCAGTTCTGAACCTCTGGTCAAAGTCCACGACAACTGGGTCGAATTGCGCCCCCAGGACGTGCGCGCCGCCCGCAGCTTTTTGCAGTCGCGCAAAGATCAAGTCGGACTTTCGCTGGAGGATGTGCTGCGCCTCAACTTCGGCGACACCCCCAAAATCGATGGGCTGCCCATCGTCAACTTCGACAGCTCCGGCCCCATTCAGCAACTGCTGGAGACCCTCACCGACCAGCGCAAACTCACCCCTATCGACGAACCACCGGGGTTCAAGGGCACCCTGCGACCCTATCAAAAAATTGGCGTCGGCTGGCTCGCCTTTTTGCAGAAGTGGGGCCTGGGTGCTTGCCTAGCCGACGACATGGGACTCGGAAAGACAATTGAGCTGATAGCATTCCTTTTGTATCTTAACTCAAAAAATGAGCTTGATGCTCCTGTGCTGCTGATTTGCCCCACATCAGTAATGGGAAACTGGGAGAGAGAAATCAAGAAATTTTCTACTGGTTTGTCTGTACATGTCCATCATGGTGCGCGGCGGCCGAAGGGGCGCAATTTTGTCGAGACGGCCCAGAAAAAGCAAATCATCGTCAGCAGCTACGCCCTGGTACAGCGCGACAGCAAAGATCTCAAGCGCGTCGAATGGTTGGGCCTGGTGCTCGACGAAGCCCAGAACATCAAAAACCCCGACGCCAAGCAGACCCAGTCGATTCGGGAGCTGACGGCGCGCTTTCGGATCGCCCTCACCGGTACGCCGGTCGAGAATCGCCTCGCAGAACTGTGGTCAATCCTCGATTTTCTCAATCCCGGCTATCTGGGGGCGCGCAACTTCTTTCAGCGCCGCTTCGCAGTCCCGATCGAAAAGTACGGGGATCGCTCCTCGGCGAACGCCCTCAAGGCGCTGGTGCAGCCGTTTATCCTGCGGCGGCTCAAATCCGACCCGCAGATTATTCAGGATCTGCCGGAGAAACAGGAGACCAACGTCTTCTGTCCGCTCACGCCCGAGCAGGCGGCCCTCTACGAGCGGGTGGTGAACGAATCGCTCGTCAAGATCGAACAGAGCACCGGCATCCAGCGGCGCGGGACGGTGCTTGCCACCCTGGTCAAACTCAAGCAAATCTGCAACCACCCAAGCCACTACTTGGGCGACGACGGGCCGCTTGCGGATCGCTCGGGCAAGCTCAACCGCCTGGGCGAGATGCTCGAAGAAGTGCTCGCCGAGGAGGAGCGGGCGCTGATTTTTACCCAGTTCGCCGAGTGGGGCCACCTGCTGCAGGCGCACCTGAGCCGCCAGTTGGGTTCAGAAGTGTTTTTTCTCTACGGCGGCACCAGCAAAAACCAGCGCGAGGCGATGATCGAGCGCTTCCAGAACGATCCGCAGGGGCCGCGGATTTTTATTCTGTCGTTGAAGGCGGGGGGGGTCGGCCTCAACCTCACCCGCGCCAACCACGTCTTCCACTTCGACCGCTGGTGGAACCCGGCGGTCGAGAATCAAGCCACCGACCGCGTCTTCCGCATCGGCCAGACCAAGAACGTACAGGTCTACAAGTACGTGTGCACCGGCACACTCGAAGAGCGCATCAACGCCCTGATCGAAAGCAAAAAGGCTCTGGCCGAGCAGGTGGTGAGCGCCGGTGAGAACTGGCTGTCGGATCTGAGTACCGATCAACTCCGGCAACTGTTGGTGCTCGATCGCTCGGAGATTGTCGATACGGAGGACACCGCATGA
- a CDS encoding sulfite exporter TauE/SafE family protein — MGSLGTVQIASLLSLGLVAGVLAGMFGIGGGAIMVPAMMFLIGFSTKMATGTSLAALLLPFGLFGVLEYYKNGQVNIPAALLLAAGLFVGSYFGAKLTLGLPDIVVKRAFGVFLIVVALRYLTTK, encoded by the coding sequence TTGGGTAGTTTGGGCACGGTGCAGATCGCCTCGCTGCTGAGCCTGGGGCTGGTGGCCGGGGTGCTGGCCGGTATGTTCGGCATCGGCGGCGGGGCGATTATGGTGCCGGCGATGATGTTTTTGATCGGCTTTAGCACCAAGATGGCCACCGGCACTTCGCTTGCGGCGCTGCTGCTGCCTTTTGGGCTGTTTGGCGTGCTTGAGTACTACAAAAACGGCCAGGTGAACATCCCGGCGGCGCTGCTACTGGCGGCGGGGCTGTTCGTGGGTTCGTATTTTGGCGCCAAATTGACGCTCGGTTTGCCGGATATCGTCGTCAAGCGCGCCTTCGGGGTGTTCTTGATCGTGGTTGCCCTGCGCTATCTGACGACAAAATAA
- a CDS encoding mechanosensitive ion channel family protein, translating to MHPGFRWIVSRLVAVLVLSAALICPLSAQETSKTESKSPTAQTAAGAVALDGKTLFVIEVELGSASASERGKNTTERLVKFAQNQDQPLDALRIESGDKQGIPLTAISYPGGNLATFSEADARAAGKSRTALAKDSLEKIRSAVGRYRQERQTGYLLRSGAYTAVATVILLAALRVINHVFARLYRVLKAWENVYIRPIHIGSYELLQANQLDDLITFFARLVQIAVVLGLLAIYFPLVLDLFPWTRQIAAAFRGYFLSAFQTIGLAIIGYIPNVFFIISVVTVAYLALRFLRPLSEQLERETFVLPGFYPEWAKPTYRLLTWLTIALAAVVIFPYLPGFDSPAFQGISVFLGILVSLGSTSAIANIVAGTLLIYTRNFKVGDIVRLGDTVGRVLETSLLVTRIITVKNVVINIPNSDILTRQIENFNTVRELDKKLILHTKVFLGYEVPWRRAYEALKAAAARTTFIAQEPQPFVLQKELNEVYVTYELNAYIDALVMAQSNAELTVERIYSQLHENIRDCCQEAGIRIFAPSYEADPNEFGPAAGKLN from the coding sequence ATGCACCCTGGGTTTCGCTGGATTGTGAGCCGATTGGTCGCCGTCCTGGTACTGTCAGCCGCGCTCATCTGCCCGCTGTCGGCCCAGGAGACTTCCAAAACTGAATCCAAATCTCCTACCGCCCAGACCGCCGCAGGCGCTGTCGCCCTCGACGGCAAGACCCTGTTTGTCATCGAGGTAGAACTGGGGAGCGCTTCAGCCTCGGAGCGGGGCAAGAACACCACCGAGCGGCTGGTGAAATTTGCCCAGAATCAAGACCAGCCCCTCGACGCTTTGAGAATCGAATCGGGTGATAAACAGGGCATCCCCCTCACCGCGATTTCCTACCCGGGGGGCAACCTTGCGACCTTCTCCGAGGCGGACGCCCGAGCGGCCGGCAAAAGCCGCACAGCTTTGGCGAAGGACTCTCTCGAAAAGATTAGATCGGCCGTCGGCCGCTACCGCCAGGAACGGCAAACCGGCTACCTGCTGCGCAGCGGCGCCTATACCGCCGTAGCCACGGTCATTTTGCTGGCGGCCCTGAGGGTCATCAACCATGTCTTCGCCCGGCTCTACCGGGTACTCAAAGCCTGGGAAAACGTTTACATCCGGCCCATCCACATCGGCAGCTACGAGCTGTTGCAGGCCAACCAACTGGATGATTTGATTACTTTCTTTGCGCGCCTCGTCCAGATTGCGGTGGTGCTGGGCTTGCTTGCCATTTACTTTCCGCTGGTGCTCGATCTGTTCCCCTGGACGCGCCAGATAGCAGCGGCATTCCGTGGCTACTTTTTGTCAGCTTTTCAGACGATTGGCCTGGCGATTATCGGTTATATTCCGAACGTCTTTTTTATAATCAGTGTTGTGACGGTAGCCTACCTGGCTTTGCGATTTTTGCGTCCCCTCTCCGAACAACTGGAAAGGGAGACCTTCGTGCTTCCCGGATTCTACCCGGAGTGGGCGAAGCCGACCTATCGGCTGCTCACCTGGCTGACTATCGCCCTGGCTGCCGTCGTTATCTTCCCGTACCTGCCCGGATTCGATTCGCCTGCATTTCAAGGCATTTCGGTATTTCTGGGCATTCTCGTCTCCCTGGGTTCCACTTCGGCCATCGCCAACATCGTCGCCGGCACTCTGCTCATCTATACGCGCAACTTCAAAGTCGGCGACATCGTCCGCCTCGGCGACACGGTCGGGCGAGTGCTCGAGACTTCACTGCTGGTCACCCGGATCATCACTGTCAAAAACGTGGTCATCAATATCCCCAATTCCGACATCCTCACCCGGCAGATCGAGAACTTCAATACTGTCCGCGAACTGGACAAAAAACTGATCTTGCACACCAAAGTATTTTTGGGCTATGAAGTCCCCTGGCGCCGGGCCTACGAGGCGCTCAAAGCGGCGGCGGCCCGCACGACGTTCATTGCTCAAGAACCCCAGCCTTTTGTGCTGCAAAAAGAATTGAACGAGGTCTACGTCACCTACGAGCTGAACGCCTACATCGATGCGCTGGTCATGGCTCAATCGAACGCAGAGCTTACTGTTGAGAGGATCTATTCCCAACTGCACGAAAACATCCGCGACTGCTGCCAGGAGGCAGGCATTCGCATTTTTGCCCCGAGCTACGAAGCGGATCCCAACGAATTTGGTCCGGCGGCCGGTAAGTTGAACTAA